One window of the Microvirga mediterraneensis genome contains the following:
- a CDS encoding class I SAM-dependent methyltransferase — MDVAVEEHYTRPDLVEAIGEALQRAGKDLAHLQPPDLAAVDEFHIRGRQATLELANRIKPAPTDRVLDIGSGLGGASRALAATYGCHVTGVDLTEEYCRTARQLAEWVGLGDHVTYQQANALDLPFPDGSFDIAWTQHVAMNIPDKATMYREAFRVLKPGGVFALYDVLQGSGGEVIFPVPWARDPSISHLVTPAELRSLLEQAGFEVEYWQDTTAAGRDWFIEVDRRLQENGPPPVSFVLLMGPEFKTMAANQRRNLEENRIALIETVCRKR, encoded by the coding sequence ATGGATGTCGCTGTCGAGGAGCACTACACGCGCCCTGATCTGGTCGAGGCTATTGGAGAGGCTCTCCAACGGGCGGGGAAGGACCTCGCGCACCTTCAACCTCCTGATCTTGCAGCCGTCGATGAGTTTCATATTCGGGGACGGCAAGCGACCCTCGAACTGGCCAACAGGATCAAGCCAGCGCCGACAGACCGTGTTCTCGACATCGGTTCGGGCTTGGGCGGGGCCTCACGCGCACTCGCCGCGACCTATGGCTGCCATGTCACAGGTGTCGACCTGACGGAAGAATACTGCCGGACTGCGCGCCAACTGGCGGAATGGGTCGGTCTTGGCGATCATGTCACATATCAGCAGGCGAACGCTCTCGATCTTCCATTTCCGGACGGATCGTTCGACATCGCTTGGACGCAGCACGTCGCCATGAACATTCCGGACAAGGCGACAATGTACCGGGAAGCCTTTCGCGTCCTGAAGCCCGGTGGAGTGTTTGCCCTCTACGATGTGCTGCAAGGATCCGGTGGGGAGGTCATCTTTCCGGTGCCATGGGCACGAGACCCCTCGATCAGCCACCTGGTTACGCCGGCGGAGTTGCGAAGCCTGCTCGAACAGGCCGGCTTCGAGGTCGAGTATTGGCAGGATACGACGGCAGCAGGTCGGGACTGGTTCATTGAAGTGGACCGCCGTCTTCAGGAGAACGGCCCGCCCCCCGTCAGCTTCGTTCTCCTGATGGGTCCTGAGTTCAAGACAATGGCCGCAAACCAGCGCCGCAACCTTGAAGAGAACCGGATTGCGTTGATCGAGACCGTTTGCCGGAAGAGATGA
- a CDS encoding ABC transporter ATP-binding protein yields the protein MFRYFETRIDFSRKPPEESPPDNLWGFYWHFIAQAKGLFVALFALGFVLAVVEALVPWLIGRLVNAISHTSPEGIFHEAGPLLIGMGAIILLVRPFGTILFRLLVNHSLAVSFTTMVHWQNYWHVVRQPLGFFQEDFAGRIANRVLQTGRPLRETILSVARAVWQILIFGAASIGLLGTQDWRLALPMTGWFVLYATLLAVSLPRIQKLSRTSSEARSAVTGKVVDSFTNIMTVKLFGRRKDEDDYIKEGYRWLNDAFMSQQRVNTLYVAGLTFLNAVFLVSTGAMAVWLFSANRIDAGTLTTALLLSTQIVSMSGWVAFEVMGIFENVGTVQEGMKTISRPLTMQDKPDAKPLTVTRGEIQFDHVDFSYGDGDKVIDRLNLIIRPGEKIGLVGRSGVGKTTLVNLLLRFFEPQEGRILIDGQDIADVREESLRSQISVVTQDTSLLHRSIRENILYGRPAAGEDAMREAARQAHAAEFIERLADGRGRRGFDAHVGERGVKLSGGQRQRIAIARVILKDAPVLVLDEATSALDSEVEAAIQESLATLMEGKTVIAIAHRLSTLQLMDRLIVMDDTRIVEEGTHEELLENGGLYAGLWSRQSGGFLPARRGVADEAV from the coding sequence ATGTTCCGCTACTTCGAGACCCGGATCGACTTTTCCAGAAAGCCCCCAGAGGAATCGCCGCCGGACAATCTCTGGGGCTTCTACTGGCACTTCATCGCCCAGGCGAAGGGGCTGTTCGTGGCGCTGTTCGCGCTGGGCTTCGTGCTCGCCGTGGTCGAGGCGCTCGTCCCCTGGCTCATCGGCCGTCTGGTCAATGCCATCTCGCATACCTCGCCCGAAGGCATCTTCCATGAGGCCGGGCCGCTGCTGATCGGCATGGGGGCGATCATCCTCCTGGTGCGGCCGTTCGGGACGATCCTGTTCCGGCTCCTGGTCAACCATTCCCTGGCAGTCTCCTTCACCACCATGGTCCATTGGCAGAACTACTGGCACGTGGTGCGCCAGCCCTTGGGATTTTTCCAGGAGGATTTCGCGGGACGCATCGCCAACCGGGTGCTGCAGACGGGCCGCCCCCTGCGCGAGACGATCCTGTCGGTGGCGCGCGCCGTGTGGCAGATCCTGATCTTCGGCGCCGCCTCCATCGGGCTTCTGGGCACGCAGGACTGGCGGCTCGCTTTGCCCATGACCGGGTGGTTCGTTCTCTATGCGACCCTGCTCGCCGTGTCCCTGCCGCGCATCCAGAAGCTGTCCCGCACATCGAGCGAGGCGCGCTCGGCCGTGACCGGCAAGGTGGTGGACAGTTTCACCAACATCATGACGGTCAAGCTGTTCGGACGCCGCAAGGACGAGGACGACTACATCAAGGAAGGCTATCGCTGGCTCAACGACGCCTTCATGAGCCAGCAGCGCGTCAACACGCTCTATGTGGCCGGCCTCACCTTTCTCAACGCGGTCTTCCTGGTCTCCACCGGCGCCATGGCGGTGTGGCTCTTCAGCGCGAACCGCATCGATGCGGGCACCCTGACCACCGCCCTGCTTCTCTCCACCCAGATCGTCTCCATGTCCGGCTGGGTCGCCTTCGAGGTCATGGGCATCTTCGAGAATGTCGGCACGGTGCAGGAGGGCATGAAGACGATCTCGCGTCCGCTGACCATGCAGGACAAGCCGGACGCCAAACCCTTGACCGTGACGCGCGGCGAGATCCAGTTCGATCACGTGGACTTCTCCTATGGCGACGGCGACAAGGTCATCGACCGGCTGAACCTGATCATCCGCCCAGGCGAGAAGATCGGCCTCGTCGGGCGCTCCGGCGTCGGCAAGACGACGCTGGTCAACCTGCTCCTGCGCTTCTTCGAGCCGCAGGAGGGGCGCATCCTGATCGACGGCCAGGACATCGCCGACGTGCGCGAGGAAAGCCTGCGCTCGCAGATCTCCGTGGTGACGCAGGATACCTCGCTGCTGCACCGCTCCATCCGGGAGAACATCCTCTACGGACGGCCTGCCGCGGGTGAGGACGCCATGCGCGAGGCGGCACGCCAGGCTCACGCGGCCGAATTCATCGAACGCCTCGCAGACGGGCGCGGGCGGCGCGGCTTCGACGCCCATGTGGGCGAGCGCGGTGTGAAGCTCTCCGGCGGCCAGCGCCAGCGCATCGCCATTGCCCGGGTGATCCTCAAGGACGCCCCGGTCCTGGTCCTGGACGAGGCGACCTCGGCCCTGGATTCCGAGGTGGAGGCCGCGATCCAGGAATCGCTCGCGACCCTCATGGAGGGCAAGACCGTGATCGCCATCGCCCACCGGCTTTCCACCCTGCAGCTCATGGACCGCCTGATCGTGATGGACGATACCCGGATCGTCGAGGAAGGCACCCACGAGGAGCTTCTGGAGAACGGCGGTCTCTATGCCGGCCTCTGGTCGCGCCAGTCCGGCGGCTTTCTCCCGGCGCGCCGGGGCGTGGCGGACGAGGCGGTTTAG
- a CDS encoding M20 family metallopeptidase — translation MQNDRLSLDAIARHVDAKAEDYCALSDRIWAAPELAFEEHRAVAEQVAMLEREGFRIARNVGGMATAFVAEWGSGGPVVGILGEFDALPDLAQESGRTEHRPTMAGTPGHGCGHNLLGAGSALAAVALKDALEAEGIAGTVRYYGCPAEESGSGKTFMARAGLFDDLDTAFCWHPSVVNEVQTSSSLACIQAYFRFKGRAAHAAEAPHVGRSALDAVELMNVGVNYMREHMPSDARVHYATTNAGGNAPNVVQAFAESLYLVRSPHLPDTERLFERVKKIAEGAALMTETTVTVQITDATSNVLPNKALQEAMYEHMRRLGPPDFDAADFAFAEKLQKAALTDEEIVASVKPHDLSLRTKVLHDGVLTMPVREEVMMGSTDVGDVSWIVPTVQCHTACFAIGTPFHTWQLVAQGNLPAAHKGMVLAAKAMAATAADCLRNPDLIARAKAELKERNGGREYRCPIPDDVTPDDLRAKAA, via the coding sequence ATGCAGAACGACCGCCTGAGCCTCGATGCCATCGCCCGTCACGTGGATGCCAAAGCCGAAGATTATTGCGCATTGAGCGATCGGATCTGGGCCGCGCCGGAACTCGCCTTCGAGGAGCATCGCGCCGTGGCCGAGCAGGTCGCCATGCTGGAGCGCGAAGGCTTTCGCATTGCGAGGAATGTCGGCGGCATGGCGACGGCCTTCGTGGCGGAATGGGGGTCTGGCGGGCCCGTCGTCGGCATTCTCGGCGAGTTCGATGCCCTGCCCGATCTGGCGCAGGAATCCGGCCGCACCGAACATCGCCCGACCATGGCGGGCACGCCGGGCCATGGCTGCGGCCACAATCTCCTGGGAGCGGGGTCCGCCCTGGCGGCCGTCGCCCTCAAGGATGCGCTCGAGGCCGAGGGGATCGCCGGGACCGTGCGCTATTACGGCTGCCCGGCGGAGGAGAGCGGATCGGGCAAGACCTTCATGGCCCGGGCCGGGCTGTTCGACGATCTCGACACCGCCTTCTGCTGGCATCCGAGCGTGGTGAACGAGGTCCAGACCTCCTCGTCGCTCGCCTGCATCCAGGCCTATTTCCGCTTCAAGGGCCGCGCCGCTCATGCGGCGGAGGCTCCGCATGTGGGCCGCTCCGCGCTCGATGCGGTGGAATTGATGAATGTGGGCGTGAACTACATGCGCGAGCACATGCCCTCGGATGCGCGCGTGCATTACGCCACCACCAACGCGGGCGGCAATGCGCCGAACGTGGTTCAGGCCTTTGCGGAATCGCTCTATCTCGTGCGTTCGCCCCATCTGCCCGATACGGAGCGTCTGTTCGAGCGGGTGAAGAAGATCGCCGAGGGCGCGGCCCTGATGACGGAGACCACCGTCACGGTGCAGATTACGGACGCGACCTCGAACGTGCTGCCGAACAAGGCGTTGCAGGAGGCCATGTACGAGCACATGCGCCGCCTCGGCCCGCCCGATTTCGACGCGGCCGATTTCGCCTTCGCGGAAAAACTGCAGAAAGCGGCCCTGACGGATGAGGAAATCGTCGCGAGCGTCAAGCCGCACGACCTCTCCCTCCGGACCAAGGTGCTGCACGACGGCGTGCTGACCATGCCGGTCCGCGAGGAGGTGATGATGGGCAGTACCGACGTGGGCGACGTGAGCTGGATCGTGCCGACGGTGCAGTGCCACACGGCGTGCTTTGCCATCGGCACACCTTTCCACACCTGGCAGCTCGTGGCTCAGGGCAACCTGCCGGCCGCGCACAAGGGCATGGTGCTGGCCGCCAAGGCCATGGCGGCAACCGCCGCCGATTGCCTGCGCAATCCCGACCTCATCGCCCGCGCCAAGGCGGAGCTGAAGGAGCGCAATGGCGGCCGCGAGTACCGCTGCCCGATCCCGGACGACGTCACGCCCGACGATCTGCGCGCCAAAGCAGCCTAA